In a single window of the Coffea eugenioides isolate CCC68of chromosome 3, Ceug_1.0, whole genome shotgun sequence genome:
- the LOC113764798 gene encoding 21 kDa seed protein-like, translating into MKKLLLFLSFLLFNSFLSFAVEEPNPVLDTNGDEIRPGVEYYMGTTFRPGGGVTYGKGPGNEICPLAVAQAWLKRGLPVTFTPVNPEEGVVRVSTDLNIKFAEPPIIDFCSGSNVWKVHFNEALEQHFVLTDGVEGNSGCETMANWFKIEAVGVQGYKLVFCPTVCDSSSEAICKYVGIYHDDDGTRRLALGGQPYPVVFIKKNEDILKSVTST; encoded by the coding sequence ATGAAGAAATTacttctcttcctttcttttctactCTTCAactctttcctttcttttgctgttgAAGAGCCTAATCCAGTGCTCGACACCAACGGGGACGAAATCCGCCCCGGTGTCGAGTACTACATGGGGACCACCTTCCGCCCTGGCGGCGGTGTAACTTATGGCAAGGGCCCAGGCAATGAAATTTGCCCTCTGGCAGTGGCTCAGGCGTGGCTCAAACGAGGCCTTCCAGTAACTTTTACACCGGTGAACCCAGAAGAAGGCGTGGTTCGTGTTTCCACTGATTTGAACATCAAGTTCGCTGAACCACCAATTATTGATTTTTGTAGTGGATCAAATGTGTGGAAGGTTCATTTCAACGAGGCACTCGAACAACACTTTGTACTGACTGACGGAGTTGAAGGGAACTCGGGATGTGAAACCATGGCCAATTGGTTTAAGATTGAAGCCGTCGGTGTTCAAGGTTACAAGCTTGTTTTCTGTCCCACAGTTTGTGACTCCAGTTCTGAAGCGATTTGCAAATATGTTGGCATCTATCATGATGACGATGGAACCAGGCGACTGGCTTTAGGTGGTCAGCCTTACCCGGTGGTGTtcataaagaaaaatgaagatattCTCAAGTCTGTTACCTCTACTTAA